ATAACTAATTGCATTAGTTGTTCACCTCACGCTGAAGGTCAATGGATCTTATTAGCAATTACCTACCTCCATACGTTACTACACAGAGACTGCACAAAGAACATTCCCACCTCAATATACGGGCAGTTTTGCAGAATAAAAAATCTCTGACACCAACATAAAAGACAATTGTGCTATCTTCGatctaaggaccagtaacacaattgaAGCCAATAACAGACCATTAGtcctctcagccatgtgatctgtTACTTGCAttacattcagtagatgttcaactaacatctacTCACGTATATTATCTTCATCTCATGaattatggcatgtgactcatcatcctttatcattagcattatatactaatcaaatgtagtagcCCATGTACCAGTCcgtaatcgattaatcatattCTCCTTCTGAAAAATCTAAGGACTGTGAataactttaagaaatcctaaatACAAGGGTCTTCATTACATATTCTTAACATCTTGAGAAAAAGACCTTTATTAATTAgaaaatctaaggactcatttatataataattggaGAGGTATAAATGAAGATGAGACCATCTAAAATGAAATTacatttcattaaatttgtaAGATATACATCATCAGTCCCAATATACATGTGGTAAACGTcgtctaaatctagcattaggccACTAACTCTAACATATAGGAGATAATAATGAAAGAGGACCAACGTCGAGATTAAAGGATAGTCTATGAGAGACTTGAAACCAACTCTAGTAGAGAGAACAATAATCCTAAGAGACCCAAACTTACCAAGAAAGTGAAAGATACATTTTTTAGtcaaaattgaacaaaaaatagggaaagaaagaaaagaaatagaaagaaatgaagacttGGATGCTGAGCAAGTGTTTGAGAGACTAATTCGACACTATgttaaaaacaaaaccaaaaataacaaTCAGTCTCCGAGAGACTAAAATCAACTTTTGGGAAACTAATATGCAAATAGACATGAAAAAAGCAAGAATTACCATGAAAATGTTGTAGAAAAAACACAAGAAGACTCAGATCCTCGATACAATCTCTAAGATAGAAGAACACAAACTCAAATTTGCAACACAATCTCTTGAAAACTATAAACACTCTCcaggagaagaagaagcgcAAGAAGACTTAGATATCGACACACTCTTTAGGAGAAAAAGAAACACTAAGCTCGAGAGACCAAAAATGCTATTTGGgaaggataaaaataaaacttttgagaGACCTTTAAACCTAGTAAAAAAATCACTCATAGAGAAGATGTCtaataatgaaaaatgaaatagtTAGCCCTATTTATATAGTACGAACTGGATTTGGAAACCTAAAAGGTATGAGTGATTTTTCATGTTTCACTATAAATATTGggtactcaattaaaaattttacatgcAAAAAAAACTCTAGGACAATCAATAActcatgaaaaatatcaaataaatgcTCGAGGAAATTACCACAAACATTTTTAGTCTACTCTTCCATTAGGGAGCCCAAAGAAAATAGTAGAGAGCAATTGATGTGTCATGAGTAAAAGTTTACCAAAAGACAAAAAGCCCAATAACAATCAATGAGCGATTTTCGGGAAAGTGAAGTGTCTCCCAAAAATGCAAGTTTGGTCTTGGAGACCAGGTCTATCAAAGACTGTAGTCGGTTCCAAGAGATTGAATTCTCCTAGAAACTGGCCTATAATCTCCTCTTGGTGAAGTTTTGAATGAACTGGCCTATAATCTCCTCTTGGTGAAGTTTTGAATGAACTGAGAATAtgataattttgatattcaaaAATCACTCCAAGTATTCCATAAAGGATAAGCATGATATACAAAAGTTCTAATCCTAgttgattttaaaataacagTGATGCTTATCATAAACCcctcctttattcttttataaatagatgaattatcattaaaaatatatatatacctataaaaCTGATTTCAATATTACATCCAAACATTTAGCAAATTTAAGTGCCTAACTTAAGTAACAAAGTGTTTATGTAGGACTACTTTGcatctctttatcattttttttcttgcaaactTTAGATGACTTTAAATAATACTTTtgagtaaataaatttattattgtattaaaacagacaaccataaaaataagatttgttCTCTTTTGCCTTTGTGTACGGCGACATACAGTCAAAACTCATATCAGAAAAGAAAACCAAGATGaccatatattatattaaagagCATAGACGAATTTCTTTTGCTCAATTAATGGTAAAAATAAGTGTAATATACGTAGAAAAGACTTTTGGGGGAGTGTAAACGGACAGCTGGTTACCATCTCCCGTCCAAAATCTCATTAGGCCAAGACAATAATACCcgtttccaatttcttttctgtttgttttccgctaattagttaattaattaattagccaGTGCAACCTTGACCGGGTACCTATCAATGGAGTCGATCCACGGGTTTCCTTTCGACCCACCCGCCGGGATGGGCCTCAACGCCCTCCAAACGGCGCTGTTGCACTTGAACCCCGACCCGAAGGCTATCTGCCAGACCCGGTCACCTAGCCCGACCCGCCCCTTAGCCTCCGTGTAAGCCAGCTCGTACCACAGCGAGCTGCTCGACGTGTTCCCAAAGCGGTGCAGCGTCATCCTCGACGGCTCCATATGCCACTCGCTCAGCTCCAGATTCTTCTGCAGCTCGTCCAGCACGGCTCGGCCCCCGGCGTGGATACAAAAATGCTCGAATGCCAGCTTGAAGTCGGGTATATACGGCTTCACCTTCGTCTTCTTCAACACCTTCTTCTTTACTAGCGTCAAGAAAAATATCAACTGCTCGGAGAACGGCAGAACCAGAGGCCCCAGCGTCGTTATGTTCGTCTTCAAGGCGTCTCCGGCGACCGCCATGAGTTCCCGAGCAAGCGAAACTCCGACTTTCCCTTTGTCGTCCTCTCTCTGGTACACGCACTTGTAGCTGTTGTCGTCGGAGCCTTTATGGGTCCGGACGGTGTGGACAAGCTCATACTTCGCCCGGGACCTGTCGCCGGTCTTGTTCGAGAGCAGCATGGCGGCGCCGCCCATCCGGAAGATACAGTTGCAGAGAAGCATCGACCGGTCGTTCCCGAAATACCAATTCAGCGTGATGTTCTCGGTGCTTACGACGACGGCGTAAGAGTTCGGGTTCGCTTGGAGGAGATCTTTGGCGAGGTCGATGGAGATGAGGCCGGCGCTGCAGCCCATTCCGCTCAGATTGAAGCTCTTAATGTCGGGCCGGAGCTTGTAATGATTGACAATCATGGAGGCCAGAGACGGGGTCGGGCAGAACAAGCTACAGTTGACGATGAGGATTCCGATTTCTTTAGGGTTCACCCCGGTCTTTCCAAAGAGCGAGTCGAGCGCGCCGAACATAACGGCCTCTGCCTCCAACCGGGCCTCTTTTAGGCACAAGTTCGGCGGTCTGGACGTGATTCCGTTGGGGATGTAAGTCTCGTCGCCGAGGCCGGACCGGGTCGAAATCCGCCGCTGGAACTGGAGGCTTTCTTCTCCGAAGCCGCTGCTCTCTTCGGTCATTTTCAGGAACGATTCGACCGACATTTTCCGTTCTTCGTCCGGTTTGTAGCAAGAGAAGTCGACCAGGTAGACCGGCCGGGAACGCTTAGCCCAGTAAAGGCCTAAGGCAAAGACGGCGAGGATTGAAGCAATAAGGCCGTTGGCCGAGTCGAGAGAATTGGCTTGACGACTCGTCCATATGTCGGAAACCAGAAGGGGATCGAGCTTTAGGCCGGAAAGCTGAACCAGGAGAGCTATGAACAAAGGCAAGATGACCAGATAAAACAAGAGGGTGCCGAAATTGCTTGAGTAGCCATAGCCAAGCTTGACGTACTTGAGCTTGACGGACTGTAGAAAGTCTGGCAACCGTTGCCGGATTTTGATGACGGCGGAGGATGAGTCCTTGAAAGCCATCTCCGCCGTTAATCGCTCTTTATCCATCTCTATActacccatctctctctctctctctctctctctagtctcGAAATTCCCGTGTTGTTTTCGGGTTCTTAAACGAGAAGGAATTAAAGGGGATTGTTTCCAAAGAGTGAATGAGAAGCTGAGATAATGGTTAACCTCACCAGAGGAaaacaattgaagaaaaatcaaacagTTTGTTGGGGATGAAGAAGAGAACAGGGGTTTTTAAAGATGATGAAACAAGAAAGCTAGTAACTTGGAACATATCTTGATTAAATTTGGTAAGCGGTTCTGAGAAAGGATAGATAGCTCAACAACCAGAGACCAGAGACAAGACAAACACTGGGAAAAGAaagcaaaatttatatatatatatatatatatgtgtgtgtgtgtgtgtgtgtgtgtgtaaaaggGAAAGACAAGCATACGCAAATACAGGCTGGGATGTGGTGACGTTTTTGTGGTTTGAAAGTTGAGGAGGTTGTCGGGGCGGGGGCGGGGGCGGGTGACAGTTTGACCAAGTAAATGAGCAATGCATgtgagaatttgagatttcgttcaagttatatatatacgtgtgtgtgtgtgtgtacatttATATCCGAAGGTGATGAAAAATCATTAAAAGCGCCGGTGGTTGTAGGTGACTGCCCATCAAGAAACAATAAATGGTGAGGTGGGGAGCTCAGTTACTCCACTCTCCAAGTCCCAATGTTGCGATATTAAtgattgaataaatatttttattattttatatttttaagggTTAATTTTACAAACCATTTATaagatttgtttaaattatttcaacTATTCATGTGTTTTTGACAATAACATGCACCTCTTTTGCTGCTAACAAATCAAGTTGTTGTGGCATGGCCTATAAGGAAGGTCCTTCTaatggagtgcgattttgttcaccccttttaaCGGGGTAACTTTATCCCCCGTTAGTTTGGGcaataaaaatgtcattttggagGTCTTCACCCACCCgttcctctctctccccttctccCCTTCCCTTGCTCTCGTAGTCGCCGACCCTCTCGCCGCCTTCCGCTTCACCGCCGCTGCATTGCCCCCCTCGCCTTGCCCCATCGCCTCACCACCGCCTCGCCGCGCCCATACAATGCGATCAGGAACTGGAAAGCAGATAGATACTGATGGGCAtttctcatctccaattctttgAGAGCCTTCTCTGCCTTCTCAATCATGCCCATGTCAACATAAATTGAAGCTAGATTGCTATAAGTTATCCAAGCTCCAGAGACTCGGCCATCCCTCTTCATCTCATCAATGACCCTCTCAACACCAGAAATATCATTGACAGCGGCAAGAGCCCTCATCCAGACATTATACGTGTATGAATCTGGGCCATCTGGCATTATATCACAGGCTTTCATTTCTTGGATGATGGATGGTATCTTTTCTGGGTGGCCAGTTTTTGTGTAGAGGGTCATCAGGCTGTTATAAGGCATGGAGGTTAACCCTAACTTCAGTTCTTTCATCTTTTCCAGTAAAGCCTCTGCTTTTTCAGTCAGTAATTCCTTGCAGTAACAGTTCAAAAGAGCACCATAAGTAAGATGGTTCTTTGCTGTTTCGGGAAGATTGATGAAGTAAGTTTCTGCAGCAGCTACACCTTGAGTTTTAGCAACAAGATCAAGATGTATAGCTTGATCACTGACTGTTTTGTTCATCCctcttttttccatttcttctgAAAGCTGCAAACCCGCAGAAGAACACAGGATAAGGTACATGCAAACATTACAGGAGAAGataaattcacaagaaaatatgataaaaaaaactcacGATAATGCCGAAATAGCACAAAATTTACTACAATATCAACAATAGAATGAACTAGAACAAAACATAATCCATGCTCCAaaatataatatgaataaaaataagtgCAAGTCCTTGAAGTTAAATCCCAACAATAAATTCGTGAAAATAGGACAAGCACACAATAGGTTAGAACAGAACCGAAGAGCACATCAGTTTGTCATCACACCATCATTTCTTTATCCATACCATCTTTGAGACGAAACTGAAAACTTTATTTGAGAAAAAGTCTGATCTCATGCATGTTTGTCAAGTTGGCGAAGTTGATTTTAAGCTGATTTAACACATCCAATAACAATTGATGCAACACTAGACTGCATCTGAaaacataatacaaaaatttgtataattggCAGCTAAACATGACCTAACATCAACTTTCGCGGTCGGCGAGGCGAGGTGGTTGACGCGCGAGAAAAAGCGGCGGCGACAGCACGAGGCTggctggagaagaagaggaaaggggGGAGAGAGGAGAACAGAGGATAGGAGAGGGGGAGacttggagaagaagagggaagcagagagaaggagatcgagggaagcaaagaagaaaggggCATTAGTTTTTCACGGGGGTTATTTTAACCTCCGTTaaatggggtgaacaaaatcgcactccttCTAATGCAGACACTATGTCAGGAATTTCAGAAGAAGCCatcatttcaaaaatattctCTCAAGGCAAGAGCAATTCTCTCTAAGGGGTCGCCATTTGTTCGAAACCAACTTCCCAAGCCTACATGTCTAGGTTTTCACTTGGTCGAGCCATGCCCCCAGGATGATTTTAAGGGAGATACGTCTCCCACCAACACTACCCTGCGTTGTTCCACAACAATGCGATCTGCTTGTTCTAGGTCATTTTCCTTCTAGGGGACCTTTCCCATACTAGGAGATGGGGGTTTCTCTCGAAAGCCTCTTTCCAATCTTAAACACGGGATAACACCGC
The Diospyros lotus cultivar Yz01 chromosome 12, ASM1463336v1, whole genome shotgun sequence DNA segment above includes these coding regions:
- the LOC127787318 gene encoding 3-ketoacyl-CoA synthase 1 codes for the protein MGSIEMDKERLTAEMAFKDSSSAVIKIRQRLPDFLQSVKLKYVKLGYGYSSNFGTLLFYLVILPLFIALLVQLSGLKLDPLLVSDIWTSRQANSLDSANGLIASILAVFALGLYWAKRSRPVYLVDFSCYKPDEERKMSVESFLKMTEESSGFGEESLQFQRRISTRSGLGDETYIPNGITSRPPNLCLKEARLEAEAVMFGALDSLFGKTGVNPKEIGILIVNCSLFCPTPSLASMIVNHYKLRPDIKSFNLSGMGCSAGLISIDLAKDLLQANPNSYAVVVSTENITLNWYFGNDRSMLLCNCIFRMGGAAMLLSNKTGDRSRAKYELVHTVRTHKGSDDNSYKCVYQREDDKGKVGVSLARELMAVAGDALKTNITTLGPLVLPFSEQLIFFLTLVKKKVLKKTKVKPYIPDFKLAFEHFCIHAGGRAVLDELQKNLELSEWHMEPSRMTLHRFGNTSSSSLWYELAYTEAKGRVGLGDRVWQIAFGSGFKCNSAVWRALRPIPAGGSKGNPWIDSIDRYPVKVALAN
- the LOC127787599 gene encoding pentatricopeptide repeat-containing protein At1g60770-like — translated: MYLILCSSAGLQLSEEMEKRGMNKTVSDQAIHLDLVAKTQGVAAAETYFINLPETAKNHLTYGALLNCYCKELLTEKAEALLEKMKELKLGLTSMPYNSLMTLYTKTGHPEKIPSIIQEMKACDIMPDGPDSYTYNVWMRALAAVNDISGVERVIDEMKRDGRVSGAWITYSNLASIYVDMGMIEKAEKALKELEMRNAHQYLSAFQFLIALYGRGEAVVRRWGKARGAMQRR